The following nucleotide sequence is from Candidatus Jordarchaeales archaeon.
TAGGTTTAATTAGGGCTTCCCTTAGACCAGTTGAGGAAGGGTACTACGAGATGGACCCGTCGAATCCAAACGTTGGGAACTGGATGCTCAACGCGTCGCTGACATCGCTGGGACGCTACTTGGTAGGCTTCCTCCCCCTCGGTCAACCCGGGCTCGCAAGCCATGTTCTCAAGATAATCGGGGCTAAGATGGGGCGTAATGCAATAGCCTCGTCGATCATAGACCCGCCGCTCGTGGAGATGGGTGAGGGGTCTGTTGCAGGCGGCGGCTCAATAATTTCGGGGCACGCCCTCGATGGCAAGAAGATCTACGTTGGAAGGGTGAAGATAGGGAAAAATGTGCTAATAGGCGGGAACACCATAGTTCTTCCTGGCGTTGAGATAGGGGATGGAGCTGTCATTGCAGCAATGTCACTTATTCCGAAAAGAACGAAGATACCGCCGAGGACTGTTTGGATGGGGATACCGGCGAGGCAGGTGGGTTATGTGGACGACGAAGGAAACATAGTGATAGAACGAAAAGAGGGAGAAGGTAGCGTTAGCGGACACCTCTAGATAAGAAATACTTGGTAAAATAGGGTTCTTTTTATTTAAAACGTTCTCTCGTCCTCAAGTGGTAAGATTGCTTTATATTTTCCGACAACTTATAATTTTCTGGTGGCATAAATGTTAGAAGAAATGGTGAGAGTTGGGAAGAAGAACGTCATAGTTATACCTTCCAACATTAGGAAGAAAGTTGGGATTCAGGAGGGGGATCTACTTAGGATTCGTGTTGAAGGCGAAAAGATACTGCTTGAAAAACTCTCAGCGGGGGCTTTCAGTGTCCTCGCCGAGGTTATCGGTGAGCCGTATGAGGAGGAAGTGGATGAAAAGAGGGCGGAAGAATGGTTGAAAAAGGGGCGATGAAATGCCCGTAGCTGACACCGAGTTTCTTTTCGCCCTAAATCCTAGGGATAAAAAGCATGAGAAAGCTTTGAAAACACTGTCCATAAAGGATCTAAAGGTTCCAGACACGGCGCTCTTAGAGTTTCAGGCTGTTTTGAGAGCTAGGGGTAGAACAGCTGCAGATGTGGCGAAGGCTATGGTTGCACTTAAGCAGATATTTGGTAGAAAGATTAAGGAGGCCTCAACGATAAGTACAAGTTTGCTCATTGTGCAAGCCGAGATCGAGGAGAAATACGGGTTAAGCTACTTTGACAGCTTGATAGCTGCTTCTGCTCTAACTCTCGATGGCGTGATAGTATCAGATGACGAAGCATTTGACAAGGTCGAGGGGCTAAAAAGGGTGCCACTTGGTGGAGGCGAAATTTAAAAAGGGATTTAGTTGCCCACCGTAGCCGCGGTCTCTTTGCTACAAGCATCTTCACTCTTTTTCACCTAGTATTTTGAATATCTCTGTTAGCGTTGAAATTTCGTAGTCTGGGATTTCTTCCGACGTTCTTGGGGTCTCCGAACGGTGTAC
It contains:
- a CDS encoding DapH/DapD/GlmU-related protein; this encodes MSKGGKGPNITARIYGILVGSGLIAFPIVLAFCYAVHTFFPGLPIYVWAALTPLIYVVAKWVFNFAALGLIRASLRPVEEGYYEMDPSNPNVGNWMLNASLTSLGRYLVGFLPLGQPGLASHVLKIIGAKMGRNAIASSIIDPPLVEMGEGSVAGGGSIISGHALDGKKIYVGRVKIGKNVLIGGNTIVLPGVEIGDGAVIAAMSLIPKRTKIPPRTVWMGIPARQVGYVDDEGNIVIERKEGEGSVSGHL
- a CDS encoding AbrB/MazE/SpoVT family DNA-binding domain-containing protein, whose amino-acid sequence is MLEEMVRVGKKNVIVIPSNIRKKVGIQEGDLLRIRVEGEKILLEKLSAGAFSVLAEVIGEPYEEEVDEKRAEEWLKKGR
- a CDS encoding PIN domain-containing protein, with translation MPVADTEFLFALNPRDKKHEKALKTLSIKDLKVPDTALLEFQAVLRARGRTAADVAKAMVALKQIFGRKIKEASTISTSLLIVQAEIEEKYGLSYFDSLIAASALTLDGVIVSDDEAFDKVEGLKRVPLGGGEI